In the genome of Dyadobacter fermentans DSM 18053, the window CGAAAGACCTGCCTTTTTTATTTATATTTAGCCAACGAAAATTCGTATAACTAATGGGACCTAACTGGAAAAGCGCTGTGCTGAGCCTAACGCTCACTCTTGCAGCAAGTAATACCGACGTGTTTGCACAAAAATTGCCCTCTGGCCCTCAGGTCCTCACATTTTTCTCCGACGCCGACGATACCGAGCAGCCTTATGGCCTGTATCTTCCCGAGAATTTCGACGAAAACAAACAGTATCCGCTCGTGATCATGCTCCACGGCGCCGGCTCGAACCACCGTCTGGCATTGCGCCGCGTATTCGGCAAGAGCAATGCGGAAGGAGAAACCGACGTGGAAGCGACGCGCTACTTCCCCAAATGGCAGAATGTCGATTACATTGTAGCCTCTCCTTATGCGCGCGGAACAGCCGGCTACCAGGGCGTTCCCGAACAGGATGTGTACGACGTGCTCGCGGATGTGAAAAAGCGCTTCAAAATCGACGAAAACCGCACTTACCTGACCGGCTTGTCCATGGGCGGAGGCGGAACGTTGTGGATCGGCCTCACGCGGCCGGACATTTGGGCGGCCATTGCGCCCGTGTGCCCCGCACCGCCGGCAGGTACTTTCGACCTCGCGCCCAATGCGACCAACTTTCCCGTGCATTTCTTCCACGGCGACGCCGACCCGGTAGTGCCCGTGGCAGGTACGCAGAAATGGGTTGCCCAGTTACAGGATTTAGGCGCGGAAGTGAGCTATAAGGAGTTTGTGGACGTGAAGCACGATAGCTGGGTGAATGCGTACGACGACGAGTATATTTTCGACTGGTTCAAGGATTTTACACGCAACCCGTACCCGAACAAGGTCCGTTTTGTGAGTAAACAATATAAATACGACAAGGCATTCTGGGTGACGTTCAACCGGATCGCTACCGGTAAGCTGGCGGAGATTGATGCGAAGTTCGTTAAAGAAAATGCACTGGAAATCACGACCAAGAACCTGGAAAAGTTTACTCTGAACCTGAAAGGCCATCCGAAATTCAAACCGGGCGTTGCATTAGCACTTAAAATCGACGGCTCCAATGTGAATGCAAAAACGGATAGCGTGGTGACGCTCTTCCGCGAATCGGCGGCGGGCAAGTGGGCGGTAGAAGGCGCAACGATCATGTCCATTTATACGGGCAAGAAAAAAGGCGCTGAGGGGCCGATTTACGCGGCATTCTCCTCACGGCATGTGTATGTGTATGGGACGGCGGATAATCCGTCGCCGGAGGAACTGAAAAAGCGGGTCGAGATTGCTACGCAGGCTGCCAGCTGGTCGCAGTACCGTGGTGAATTCCTGGGGCGGGTGATGTTCTTCCCGCGTGTGCTGGCAGATAAAGATGTGCGGCCGAGCGACATTGAAAGTTCCAACCTGATTTTGTTCGGAACGAAGGAAAGTAATGCATTGATCGGCAAATATGCGGACCAGCTTCCCGTGCATTTGAAAAAGGGCGATACGGCGCACGGCCTGTTTTACGTGCTGCCGGTGGAGGGACATTATGTGGCCGTCAGCTCCGGTTTGCCCTGGTGGGCAGGCATGAAGGACGAAGGTTTCCCATTTGTACCGGTAATGCATCGCAAGCTCTCAGAATTCAAAGACATTATTTTCTTCAAAGATTCATCTGCCAACCTGCTGATCGACAATTATTTCACGCAGGAATGGAAGCTTGATGACGATACGAAGCGCAAGCTTTCGGCCTCCGGCGCCGTTGATATTACCCCGTAGTTTATTTTTAAATTTTTCGAATCTTAACCCATGGATTACAACGAAAAGATTTCCCGGAAATCGTTCCTCAAAGCCAGCGCATTTGCATTGGCTGCTCCCATGTTCTCCAAACTGAACCTGGATGTAAAGGCCCCCTCGCCAATCGGTTTGCAACTGTACACACTTCGTAATGAAATATCGAAAGACCTGCTGGGCACGCTGAAAAAGGTGTCGGCGATCGGATATAAAGAAGTGGAGCTTTACGGCTATTCTGACGGCAAATTCTTTGGCAAAACGGCCAAGGAAATGAAGAAGATCCTCGGCGACCTTGGTTTGAACCCTGTAAGCGGCCATTACGGTGCCGGTGTCGAGAACAAAACCGCCAAAGGTACATTGAGCAATGGCTGGCAAAAAGCAGTGGACGATGCCGCTGAATTGGGCCAGAAGTACGTGAACTGCGCGTACCTGACCGAATCGGAGCGCAAGACGATCGACCAATACAAGAGCTATGTGGACCTGTTCAACAAATCGGGTGAAGTGGCCAAGAAAGCAGGCTTGCAATTCGGTTACCACAACCACGACTTCGAATTCAAGAAAATCGGCAGCGAGCTGCCGTACGATTACATTGCCGGCAAAACCGATCCCAAGCTTGTGAAGCTCGAACTGGATTTGTACTGGATCGTGAAAGCAGGTCTGGACCCGGTTGCATTATTTAAGAAGTATCCCGGCCGTTTCCCGCTGTGGCACGTGAAGGATATGGATAAGAAAGACGGCTCGTTTGCCGAGGTAGGGACCGGTTCCATTGATTTCGCCAAGATCTTCGCAAACCGCAAACTCGCGGGCCTCACGCATTTCTTTGTGGAGCAGGACGTGGCAAAGGTGCCGCCCGGTGCAAGCGATCGAAACAAGCTACAAGAATGTAGTGAAGATGAAAGTTTAGCATAAAAAAAGACCCGGCCGCATAGCAGCCGGGTCTTCCAAATTATGCAGATAAAAATTTCAGTTTACTAACTGTAATTTAAGTTCGTTCAAACGGCTGCGCAGCGATGCGTCGATCTGGCGGTCGCCCACTGTCAACACATATCCGCCGATCAAAGCATTGTCTACTTTTTCGGCCAGTTCTACCGTTTTTCCGGTTGCTTTGGCAACAATATCGCTGAATTGCTTGCGAAGTTCGTCGGTCAGCGGGGTAGGGGTTACCACCGTCGCTCTTTCGATTCCCTTGAAGCTGTTATAGGCTTTGATAAATTCGATCGCGATTTCGTCCAGGATCGCCTCCCGGTTTTTCTTCGTGATAATATCGAAGATCGCGAATGATACGGGGCTTACACGCTCTTTGAAAAGGCCTTTCAGAATGCCTGATTTCTTCTCGTGACGCACCACCGGGCTTTTCAATGCAAGCATCAGGCCGCGGTTCTTGTCTGCTGTGTCTTTGAACAGCAGCATATCCTGATACACGGTGTCCAGAACGTTCTGTTCTTTCGCCAGCTCGATCAGCGATTTTGCATATCTGGATGCT includes:
- a CDS encoding carboxylesterase family protein, which encodes MGPNWKSAVLSLTLTLAASNTDVFAQKLPSGPQVLTFFSDADDTEQPYGLYLPENFDENKQYPLVIMLHGAGSNHRLALRRVFGKSNAEGETDVEATRYFPKWQNVDYIVASPYARGTAGYQGVPEQDVYDVLADVKKRFKIDENRTYLTGLSMGGGGTLWIGLTRPDIWAAIAPVCPAPPAGTFDLAPNATNFPVHFFHGDADPVVPVAGTQKWVAQLQDLGAEVSYKEFVDVKHDSWVNAYDDEYIFDWFKDFTRNPYPNKVRFVSKQYKYDKAFWVTFNRIATGKLAEIDAKFVKENALEITTKNLEKFTLNLKGHPKFKPGVALALKIDGSNVNAKTDSVVTLFRESAAGKWAVEGATIMSIYTGKKKGAEGPIYAAFSSRHVYVYGTADNPSPEELKKRVEIATQAASWSQYRGEFLGRVMFFPRVLADKDVRPSDIESSNLILFGTKESNALIGKYADQLPVHLKKGDTAHGLFYVLPVEGHYVAVSSGLPWWAGMKDEGFPFVPVMHRKLSEFKDIIFFKDSSANLLIDNYFTQEWKLDDDTKRKLSASGAVDITP
- a CDS encoding sugar phosphate isomerase/epimerase family protein: MDYNEKISRKSFLKASAFALAAPMFSKLNLDVKAPSPIGLQLYTLRNEISKDLLGTLKKVSAIGYKEVELYGYSDGKFFGKTAKEMKKILGDLGLNPVSGHYGAGVENKTAKGTLSNGWQKAVDDAAELGQKYVNCAYLTESERKTIDQYKSYVDLFNKSGEVAKKAGLQFGYHNHDFEFKKIGSELPYDYIAGKTDPKLVKLELDLYWIVKAGLDPVALFKKYPGRFPLWHVKDMDKKDGSFAEVGTGSIDFAKIFANRKLAGLTHFFVEQDVAKVPPGASDRNKLQECSEDESLA
- the atpH gene encoding ATP synthase F1 subunit delta produces the protein MSVSIVASRYAKSLIELAKEQNVLDTVYQDMLLFKDTADKNRGLMLALKSPVVRHEKKSGILKGLFKERVSPVSFAIFDIITKKNREAILDEIAIEFIKAYNSFKGIERATVVTPTPLTDELRKQFSDIVAKATGKTVELAEKVDNALIGGYVLTVGDRQIDASLRSRLNELKLQLVN